The proteins below are encoded in one region of Triticum aestivum cultivar Chinese Spring chromosome 1B, IWGSC CS RefSeq v2.1, whole genome shotgun sequence:
- the LOC123127426 gene encoding uncharacterized protein isoform X2 yields MAAAVDLEDAFGAVFGEAKPEGHPTARPVLFRAHARSAAALRVVATDCHSLAWDCSLSVSDLDDLRDDVGIGGSWADFLDYLKSSLSSGEVKLLFATDKLRSDGAKLVATKAKGLPRITISLHSVTGATTSDIIAEFSLALYGAYRTARELVSKEQEQMSQLMGNLSTEREKNEIMQKQLESLSFLDKRKATKPKLLADQVPSVSAVTLVSDQVTAPVQQQISVPSPSKAPPAKVTKRVAPTSRRARVRGALLQDNEDEDDN; encoded by the exons atggcggcggcggtggacctgGAGGATGCGTTCGGCGCGGTCTTCGGCGAAGCCAAGCCGGAGGGCCACCCCACCGCGCGCCCCGTCCTCTTCCGCGCCcacgcccgctccgccgccgccctccgtgtCGTCGCCACCGACTGCCACTCCCTCGCCTGGGACTGCTCCCTCTCCGTCTCCGACCTCGACGACCTC AGAGACGATGTTGGAATCGGGGGCTCCTGGGCCGACTTTCTAGATTATCTCAAGTCCTCCTTGTCCTCCGGCGAGGTGAAGCTGCTCTTCGCCACCGACAAACTCC GTTCTGATGGTGCAAAGCTTGTGGCTACCAAGGCAAAGGGCCTGCCTCGCATCACCATTTCTCTCCATAGTGTTACTGGCGCTACGACGAGTGATATCATAGCCGAGTTCTCGCTAGCGCTCTATGGAGCTTATAGGACTGCACGGGAGCTTGTATCCAAAG AACAAGAACAAATGTCACAGCTGATGGGAAATCTGTCAACTGAAAGA GAAAAGAACGAAATCATGCAAAAACAACTCGAATCTCTTTCTTTCCTAGACAAAAGAAAGGCAACAAAGCCAAAGCTGTTGGCTGATCAGGTTCCAAGTGTGTCTGCTGTGACTCTGGTCTCTGACCAAGTTACAGCTCCTGTGCAGCAGCAAATATCAG TACCTTCACCTAGTAAAGCCCCTCCTGCTAAAGTCACGAAGAGGGTAGCCCCCACGTCTCGGAG GGCAAGAGTGCGAGGAGCTCTGCTGCAAGataatgaggatgaggatgacaacTGA
- the LOC123127426 gene encoding uncharacterized protein isoform X1 has protein sequence MAAAVDLEDAFGAVFGEAKPEGHPTARPVLFRAHARSAAALRVVATDCHSLAWDCSLSVSDLDDLRDDVGIGGSWADFLDYLKSSLSSGEVKLLFATDKLRKSTGSDGAKLVATKAKGLPRITISLHSVTGATTSDIIAEFSLALYGAYRTARELVSKEQEQMSQLMGNLSTEREKNEIMQKQLESLSFLDKRKATKPKLLADQVPSVSAVTLVSDQVTAPVQQQISVPSPSKAPPAKVTKRVAPTSRRARVRGALLQDNEDEDDN, from the exons atggcggcggcggtggacctgGAGGATGCGTTCGGCGCGGTCTTCGGCGAAGCCAAGCCGGAGGGCCACCCCACCGCGCGCCCCGTCCTCTTCCGCGCCcacgcccgctccgccgccgccctccgtgtCGTCGCCACCGACTGCCACTCCCTCGCCTGGGACTGCTCCCTCTCCGTCTCCGACCTCGACGACCTC AGAGACGATGTTGGAATCGGGGGCTCCTGGGCCGACTTTCTAGATTATCTCAAGTCCTCCTTGTCCTCCGGCGAGGTGAAGCTGCTCTTCGCCACCGACAAACTCCGCAAGTCAACCG GTTCTGATGGTGCAAAGCTTGTGGCTACCAAGGCAAAGGGCCTGCCTCGCATCACCATTTCTCTCCATAGTGTTACTGGCGCTACGACGAGTGATATCATAGCCGAGTTCTCGCTAGCGCTCTATGGAGCTTATAGGACTGCACGGGAGCTTGTATCCAAAG AACAAGAACAAATGTCACAGCTGATGGGAAATCTGTCAACTGAAAGA GAAAAGAACGAAATCATGCAAAAACAACTCGAATCTCTTTCTTTCCTAGACAAAAGAAAGGCAACAAAGCCAAAGCTGTTGGCTGATCAGGTTCCAAGTGTGTCTGCTGTGACTCTGGTCTCTGACCAAGTTACAGCTCCTGTGCAGCAGCAAATATCAG TACCTTCACCTAGTAAAGCCCCTCCTGCTAAAGTCACGAAGAGGGTAGCCCCCACGTCTCGGAG GGCAAGAGTGCGAGGAGCTCTGCTGCAAGataatgaggatgaggatgacaacTGA
- the LOC123127407 gene encoding probable glucuronosyltransferase Os03g0107900 isoform X1 gives MLDRAKPSPAMRDPKLKTARAHKPRQCRLLDRLRKRYFYRWRWLLWLALSAYLFLPALPPSLRGPSSELRPGVRIYAYNLPPRFNQAWAAADARCARHLFAAEVAVHEALLLRQRRAGLRLEEADLFFVPVYVCCNFSTPTGLPSLAHARGLLADAVGLVRAEMPFWNRSAGADHVFVASHDFGACFHPMEDVAIAAGIPESLKRSILLQTFGVQGRHPCQDVEHVVLPPYVPPEVAPRELPEPEKAHRDIFAFFRGKMEVHPKNISGHFYSRKVRTELLQLYGRNRKFHLKRKRYDGYRLEMARSLFCLCPLGWAPWSPRLVESVLLGCIPVIIADNIRLPFPGVLRWPDISLQVAERDVAGLEAVLDHVAETNLTTIQRNLWDPMKRKALVFNRPMEEGDATWQVLKELEAKLEPLQQQGRRRIHT, from the exons ATGCTCGACCGAGCGAAGCCCTCTCCCGCCATGAGAGACCCGAAGCTCAAGACAGCAAGAGCCCACAAGCCGCGCCAGTGCCGCCTCCTCGACAGGCTCAGGAAGCGCTACTTCTACAGGTGGCGGTGGCTCCTCTGGCTGGCCCTCTCCGCCTACCTCTTCCTCCCGGCGCTCCCGCCGTCCCTCCGCGGCCCCAGCTCCGAGCTCCGCCCCGGCGTCCGGATCTACGCCTACAACCTGCCGCCGCGCTTCAACCAGGCCTGGGCGGCCGCCGACGCGCGGTGCGCGCGCCACCTCTTCGCCGCCGAGGTGGCCGTGCACGAGGCGCTGCTGCTGCGGCAGCGGCGCGCGGGCCTGCGCCTCGAGGAGGCCGACCTCTTCTTCGTGCCCGTCTACGTCTGCTGCAACTTCTCCACGCCCACGGGCCTCCCGTCGCTGGCGCACGCGCGTGGGCTGCTCGCCGACGCCGTCGGCCTCGTCCGCGCCGAGATGCCCTTCTGGAACCGCTCCGCCGGGGCCGACCACGTCTTCGTCGCGTCGCACGACTTCGGCGCCTGCTTCCATCCCATG GAGGATGTGGCAATCGCGGCTGGTATCCCGGAGTCCTTGAAGAGGTCGATCCTGCTGCAGACATTTGGCGTGCAGGGCCGGCACCCTTGCCAGGACGTGGAGCATGTGGTGCTCCCGCCATACGTGCCGCCTGAGGTGGCTCCTCGGGAGCTGCCGGAACCGGAGAAGGCACATCGGGACATCTTTGCCTTCTTCCGAGGCAAGATGGAGGTCCATCCCAAGAACATCAGTGGCCACTTCTACAGCAG GAAGGTGAGGACTGAACTACTGCAGCTGTATGGCCGCAACCGGAAGTTCCATCTGAAGCGGAAACGGTACGACGGCTACCGGTTGGAGATGGCACGCTCCTTGTTCTGCCTCTGCCCGCTGGGGTGGGCGCCATGGAGCCCTCGTCTCGTGGAGTCGGTCCTCCTCGGCTGCATCCCTGTCATCATCGCCGACAACATACGCCTGCCGTTCCCCGGCGTCCTCCGGTGGCCGGACATCTCGCTGCAGGTGGCGGAGAGGGACGTGGCCGGCCTAGAGGCAGTGCTTGACCACGTCGCCGAGACCAACCTGACGACGATACAGAGGAACCTGTGGGACCCCATGAAGCGGAAGGCGCTGGTTTTTAACCGCCCGATGGAGGAGGGAGACGCCACCTGGCAGGTGCTCAAGGAGCTTGAGGCGAAGCTGGAGCCGTTGCAACAGCAGGGGCGGAGGAG GATCCATACCTAG
- the LOC123127407 gene encoding probable glucuronosyltransferase Os03g0107900 isoform X2 yields MLDRAKPSPAMRDPKLKTARAHKPRQCRLLDRLRKRYFYRWRWLLWLALSAYLFLPALPPSLRGPSSELRPGVRIYAYNLPPRFNQAWAAADARCARHLFAAEVAVHEALLLRQRRAGLRLEEADLFFVPVYVCCNFSTPTGLPSLAHARGLLADAVGLVRAEMPFWNRSAGADHVFVASHDFGACFHPMEDVAIAAGIPESLKRSILLQTFGVQGRHPCQDVEHVVLPPYVPPEVAPRELPEPEKAHRDIFAFFRGKMEVHPKNISGHFYSRKVRTELLQLYGRNRKFHLKRKRYDGYRLEMARSLFCLCPLGWAPWSPRLVESVLLGCIPVIIADNIRLPFPGVLRWPDISLQVAERDVAGLEAVLDHVAETNLTTIQRNLWDPMKRKALVFNRPMEEGDATWQVLKELEAKLEPLQQQGRRR; encoded by the exons ATGCTCGACCGAGCGAAGCCCTCTCCCGCCATGAGAGACCCGAAGCTCAAGACAGCAAGAGCCCACAAGCCGCGCCAGTGCCGCCTCCTCGACAGGCTCAGGAAGCGCTACTTCTACAGGTGGCGGTGGCTCCTCTGGCTGGCCCTCTCCGCCTACCTCTTCCTCCCGGCGCTCCCGCCGTCCCTCCGCGGCCCCAGCTCCGAGCTCCGCCCCGGCGTCCGGATCTACGCCTACAACCTGCCGCCGCGCTTCAACCAGGCCTGGGCGGCCGCCGACGCGCGGTGCGCGCGCCACCTCTTCGCCGCCGAGGTGGCCGTGCACGAGGCGCTGCTGCTGCGGCAGCGGCGCGCGGGCCTGCGCCTCGAGGAGGCCGACCTCTTCTTCGTGCCCGTCTACGTCTGCTGCAACTTCTCCACGCCCACGGGCCTCCCGTCGCTGGCGCACGCGCGTGGGCTGCTCGCCGACGCCGTCGGCCTCGTCCGCGCCGAGATGCCCTTCTGGAACCGCTCCGCCGGGGCCGACCACGTCTTCGTCGCGTCGCACGACTTCGGCGCCTGCTTCCATCCCATG GAGGATGTGGCAATCGCGGCTGGTATCCCGGAGTCCTTGAAGAGGTCGATCCTGCTGCAGACATTTGGCGTGCAGGGCCGGCACCCTTGCCAGGACGTGGAGCATGTGGTGCTCCCGCCATACGTGCCGCCTGAGGTGGCTCCTCGGGAGCTGCCGGAACCGGAGAAGGCACATCGGGACATCTTTGCCTTCTTCCGAGGCAAGATGGAGGTCCATCCCAAGAACATCAGTGGCCACTTCTACAGCAG GAAGGTGAGGACTGAACTACTGCAGCTGTATGGCCGCAACCGGAAGTTCCATCTGAAGCGGAAACGGTACGACGGCTACCGGTTGGAGATGGCACGCTCCTTGTTCTGCCTCTGCCCGCTGGGGTGGGCGCCATGGAGCCCTCGTCTCGTGGAGTCGGTCCTCCTCGGCTGCATCCCTGTCATCATCGCCGACAACATACGCCTGCCGTTCCCCGGCGTCCTCCGGTGGCCGGACATCTCGCTGCAGGTGGCGGAGAGGGACGTGGCCGGCCTAGAGGCAGTGCTTGACCACGTCGCCGAGACCAACCTGACGACGATACAGAGGAACCTGTGGGACCCCATGAAGCGGAAGGCGCTGGTTTTTAACCGCCCGATGGAGGAGGGAGACGCCACCTGGCAGGTGCTCAAGGAGCTTGAGGCGAAGCTGGAGCCGTTGCAACAGCAGGGGCGGAGGAGGTGA
- the LOC123127437 gene encoding uncharacterized protein yields MAWRRASMLAALVLVAAATCADAGDSYGASKFTVTGTVLCQDCTKNWNAYAYNAKPIAGSVVAVTCLDEHTGRTVIHRTDTTDEEGVFKVDVPYAHDGGSCRLDPAHCLVRIVRSGDKGCAVFTNFNNGRTGENLLRPSKVSSTEVGYSAGPYYATVPQCDVDGDDKSCS; encoded by the exons ATGGCTTGGAGGAGGGCGTCGATGCTGGCCGCGCTCGTGCTGGTGGCCGCGGCGACGTGCGCCGACGCCGGTGACAGCTACGGCGCGTCCAAGTTCACGGTGACGGGCACCGTGCTGTGCCAGGACTGCACCAAGAACTGGAACGCCTACGCCTACAACGCCAAGCCCATCGCCG GCAGCGTGGTGGCGGTGACGTGCCTGGACGAGCACACGGGGCGGACGGTGATCCACCGCACGGACACGACGGACGAGGAGGGGGTTTTCAAGGTGGACGTGCCGTACGCCCACGACGGCGGCAGCTGCCGCCTTGACCCGGCCCACTGCCTCGTCCGCATCGTCAGGTCGGGGGACAAGGGCTGCGCCGTGTTCACCAACTTCAACAACGGCAGGACCGGCGAGAATCTATTGCGCCCCTCGAAGGTCTCCTCCACCGAGGTCGGCTACTCGGCAGGGCCCTACTACGCCACCGTGCCGCAGTGCGACGTCGACGGCGACGACAAGAGCTGCTCCTGA